The Elaeis guineensis isolate ETL-2024a chromosome 11, EG11, whole genome shotgun sequence genomic interval TTTACCTGAATCTGGCTTTTGAGGGAAGTATAATGTGTCTTCCAGGTCATGAAACCCAGTTTGCTGAATCTGACTTTTGAACCATTCAACTATGTGAGCTTTTGAAACATCTTCAGTCATGTTCCAGCAGCCACGTACGCATAAAACATCCCCAACTGCTATAAGCTGGTGAAAAAACGAATCAGAAAAACAGGAGTTTTCTGTCAGTGATAAATTACGCCATAGTTTAGCCTTCGTTTTATAACAATCAATTTCATGCAGGATAAGTTGTACATTATGTCAGAACTCGTGAATTCTGATGATAATAAGGGTTAAGAGGTAAGCCTATGAATTTTGTTTTCAGGTCAATTAATATTCAAAACCTGACCAGGATTCTTCCTAAAAATGGGATGTCTCAGCTGCTGACTTGCCAAATAAGGTATTGTTGGTAAGGATGCATCTAGCATAGGCTGTCTTGGGTTACTGCCCGACCCAAAACCAACTGACCAACAAACTTTGTGTGCCCTGATTGGACAAGAATCCAACCATTTAAAGTCAAATCCAACCCAATTACAGAACTCTCAACACAAAAATAATCTGATTTATAGGCTGGTTTGTATCAAAGTAGAATTTACATAGCTAATGCGTGGCCATAACTCATGCCAGGTTTAGTTTGCATTTGGTTGGGAACTTTGTTATAATATTATGGGCTAGATTTGTGTTGCAGCAGTCTaaagccctttttttttttactaatttgCATTGCATTGAAGGACGAAATGCCTGGTCATTTAAACCAAAATGAAACTTTTAGGATGACAATTTTTCTAGATATAAGTCATAGACATATTGGCCCAACTTATACCAGTAAAGATGGTTCAGGCTTGGCTTACCATAGAttgtatcaaaataaattttttccttAAAATCCTTTCAAGTTTTACCCTAACAATTCCTTTCAGAGTCTGGATGGATACCACTGACATTGTGTTCGTATTGCGCAGAAGAACATATGATGCCCAAGCCAAATCTTCCTTCTGAGAAACTGAGGCATTTTCAGACATGACAAATATTTGCTTAGTTCCTTCTGGTAGTGATGAGCGATCCACTGGTGTTGCACCCTGCACAAGTTTCCACATGGGGAAATTAAGATTATTGTCATTCTGTTTTAGCCAAAATATGATTATGGCAACAATAATCAACTATTCTATTGAAAACGTTTACTCTATACAGAAACAATTATGAATTGATTATCAGTCTGTATCGAAAAAAGTACAACATAAGCTTGCTCTACTATTGCAGAGGTTTGCACATATACATTGAAAACCATGGTTATATACTGCAATGCAGAACCAATATCCATTTCGAGGCATATTTGCCTGTATTTCAGAAGAAACATATAGCATACTCAATCTTATACTGTTAAAATAGTTGAGTTATGATTGTAGCAAAATCATATCtcataatttttcaagaaaaatgtaCCCTAAGTATGGCTCAGATATTCTAAGCCAAAATGTAACTTAAGAAAACATGTTGGCAACTCCAACTCTTTTTCTCCCAAGGTAATTTTATAACTAacaaaaataaatgaaaatatGGATGATCCGATAGCAATCCATTCCCACATTTCCAATTACTTTAATCAATCTTCCACAGAACACATGACCATAACAACAGGAATTCAAGGACATGTCTAAAGCATCTCGGTCATGCATACAAATGCATCTGTCCTTTTATCAGAACCAACCAACTCCACCACATCCTACTGTAACTGGCAAGCATTGACACATTTGCTTCATCTCTTATTCCTGAAAGAAATCTAACTTCCCTTGATATCAACCTTTCTTAAGCAttaagaccaaaaaaaaaaatgatgatgctAGGTTTCGCAAGCCTTTTCTAAGAAAGAGTGGTAATTGTTTCCAATCTATAACTAATATATAATCGACCTCCATAGAAAAGAAAGGACAATGAACAAGTGCATATCCATCAGTAACCCTTGGCAGTGAATATGGCAACAAACGACCTCAATTCCACTCACGCATATGATCATCCACCATGTAGTCATTTATAAGCGCGCATTTTCCTTCAGGGACCGAAGCCCAAATTCAGTCACAGCCAGACTAGCAAAAAGCAATCTATTCAAGCCAATGGGATAATGAAAGAAACACTGAAAAGGTTGCAAGCTTCCTACCTTTAGAAACCTCCCGAGATATGGGAGAGCGGTGGAGAAGGCAGCCAAGCAAATACCCAGAGCCTCGGATCTCTGGAAACagaacccaaaaaaaagaaaaaagaaaaaagttggtGTATATATTAATGACAAGGAGGAAAGTTGACGGGTAGTACGTACGAGCTGAGCCGGAGTGACaactgaggaggaggaggagaagaagtggTTGAGAAGGATGAGGGAGCCAAAGCCCAGTCCAATGTATCTGGGCAGGTAGGACTCGTCCAAACCCGGTATCCCTGTGAGCATAAGACCCCACGAACTCGTAATTttgagagaaagaaagtgggaaaCAGGAGAGGGGGTTTGGAGGGCTTGCCGAGAGTGAAGCGAAGAACGGAGAGGTTGAGCTGCTGCTCTTGAGAGTTGCGGTCTTGGGCCCTGACGTCGACGAATCGGCGGGGGTTTTGGGTTCTTCTGCCGCTACTTCTGGGGAGGAGGGAATTGGTACTGTTGCGCCTGGAACGGAGAAGAGGCGTTGAGCAGCTGGGTATCGTACCGCatcctctctccatctcccggACACTCTCCTCCGCCTCCCTCTCACACGGGGAAGTTAATGGTTGGACCAGGTTCACCGGCTCAGCGGTGGACCAACCCAACTGCTATGTGGTACGCCCCTGCTTTCGCATCAACCAATAATAAGTCAGtacattatttattattaaaaaaatacacTATTACCGAAGCTCGATTgaaaattttaaaccaaaaagAATTTTACTGTTGATcagttgataatttttatttttttaaaaaaattatttttttagatgataTACTGATCTATTATTGATAGGTAGAAGATACGTATGatagaattattttaatcaataattttttctatattacat includes:
- the LOC105054141 gene encoding protein COFACTOR ASSEMBLY OF COMPLEX C SUBUNIT B CCB2, chloroplastic isoform X2, whose amino-acid sequence is MERGCGTIPSCSTPLLRSRRNSTNSLLPRSSGRRTQNPRRFVDVRAQDRNSQEQQLNLSVLRFTLGIPGLDESYLPRYIGLGFGSLILLNHFFSSSSSVVTPAQLRSEALGICLAAFSTALPYLGRFLKGATPVDRSSLPEGTKQIFVMSENASVSQKEDLAWASYVLLRNTNTMSVLIAVGDVLCVRGCWNMTEDVSKAHIVEWFKSQIQQTGFHDLEDTLYFPQKPDSDSQLGRILPKGTLSLLVQPVLSTSTPTINDTKKSEGFVLLASSADYAYGDKDRAWIRAIANKFQGVNASRNFQGIETSQVAFFVIICPLNVRHFM
- the LOC105054141 gene encoding protein COFACTOR ASSEMBLY OF COMPLEX C SUBUNIT B CCB2, chloroplastic isoform X1, with the protein product MERGCGTIPSCSTPLLRSRRNSTNSLLPRSSGRRTQNPRRFVDVRAQDRNSQEQQLNLSVLRFTLGIPGLDESYLPRYIGLGFGSLILLNHFFSSSSSVVTPAQLRSEALGICLAAFSTALPYLGRFLKGATPVDRSSLPEGTKQIFVMSENASVSQKEDLAWASYVLLRNTNTMSVVSIQTLKGIVRVKLERILRKKFILIQSMLIAVGDVLCVRGCWNMTEDVSKAHIVEWFKSQIQQTGFHDLEDTLYFPQKPDSDSQLGRILPKGTLSLLVQPVLSTSTPTINDTKKSEGFVLLASSADYAYGDKDRAWIRAIANKFQGVNASRNFQGIETSQVAFFVIICPLNVRHFM
- the LOC105054141 gene encoding protein COFACTOR ASSEMBLY OF COMPLEX C SUBUNIT B CCB2, chloroplastic isoform X3 produces the protein MERGCGTIPSCSTPLLRSRRNSTNSLLPRSSGRRTQNPRRFVDVRAQDRNSQEQQLNLSVLRFTLGIPGLDESYLPRYIGLGFGSLILLNHFFSSSSSVVTPAQLRSEALGICLAAFSTALPYLGRFLKGATPVDRSSLPEGTKQIFVMSENASVSQKEDLAWASYVLLRNTNTMSLIAVGDVLCVRGCWNMTEDVSKAHIVEWFKSQIQQTGFHDLEDTLYFPQKPDSDSQLGRILPKGTLSLLVQPVLSTSTPTINDTKKSEGFVLLASSADYAYGDKDRAWIRAIANKFQGVNASRNFQGIETSQVAFFVIICPLNVRHFM